The window TCATTTTGAAGTCGTAATGCTACACATGCTATTATACATTCTGTTTTAGGCTTGTATTCCAATATTGTTTGCAAATGAGGCAAAATAaatgatgtaaaaaatatataatttttaactcTGTCacagaaattatatatactaaattGATGCACATGTAACTATAATCAgctgaatttatttttctctcatgcTAATTTAAAAACTtgacaatatttattacatagaaGTTGTCCATTCAACGAAACATGGTTTATTACAGCTAAATATCTTATTATGAACATAAACATACTATAAATAAGTATGATTCAATACCTGATAAATGTTTGTATTATAGATAactatattgtaaaaaaaacctttttaaaaatattttaaacataaaatttatggaacaaaaagttattatttaattgacacaaccttttttctctttattatatttaattacatgcatcaaaaaatgatataatatgtctgaaaaatataaattaaaagcaCATTAAATTTGTGTAAAATGCGCTCAGTCACTGCCAGAAAAATACTAAATGAATTTAGTCATGTGGAATCTattttaagtaattaatactaaattaataattgagcctttataaatattaatacatgagaatatagataaaaaaaaatgttcttttatcattatgATTTTTAGATTTAATAAACTAGTTAAGGATAGGGCAAGCTttctaaaacgaaaaatagtaTTGTTACTGTCAATGAATCAtggataataaatgtattacgaattaatactcagataaaacaataaaaataattgtgaaCATGcaagaaatatcaaatttataaaattgaaataaatgtaataatttgtaacacacagaaaaagaatcaaagatAAGACTTgtgtacatatttaaaaaaaaaaaaaaaaaagaaagaaaaagaaaaagaaagaaaaaatgaataatgaaaaagcaaATTCACACAAAGTTTGCTATTATTTGCTAGTGTACACAAAAAAGCtatgttataaatttaacacagcataatttcaatttaagtGATACCTTAATCCCTTGGTAAAATAATGATacttaatatctaataaaatgataaatttaagaagatataaaactGATGAAATTTAATGGCAAAAATACTTTCTTAGTTGAATTCATTTACtgtatttataaacattaagTGCATTGATTCATTTTGCacaaaaatttagaaaatgtaCAACCATCATAATCAATTATTACGTATTAAGTTGTACTAATATTACTACTTTCATCAACTGTATTCTTcagtaaaaaaagatgaatatatTCGTAACAGTGATAATCAAGAATAATAGAGCTGTGTaacatgaaatattatatgtgaTTTTACTTTGTCCAAGATGTTCTGAAcaacaaaagcaaaagaaattcttcaaGTAAAATTCCTAGTTTTTGTTTAACACTATATAGTCTTCATCACAGTAAAAAGTAGTAATCATAGTTCCATGCAATTACACACTGCACtttatatcattgaaatattaccATTGTATCAAATGTTACTTATAAATTACACTTagtattgttttttcttgttgaTTCCAAAATCCACTTACCTTCCAAAacaagatttaataataataaatctattttataaataagaatgaaaccaatgttctataatattacaatgatATGAAGTTTATAAGTTGGCTGGCTTACCCTTATTTAGAAActaaaattaatacgatatcACAATATTAAGATGAAAATGCTTTGCAGAACTACTATTCTGTAGCacctttatcttctttgtATTCTTAATAAAGTGTAAAAGCAATacataacatttaaaaatttgtagtaCTATTGCTACGATTGACCTTTTTGCCAATAGCTCTATTTGAGATTCTATTTGTTGCAGATCTTAATCTATATCTTTCAGAATTTACTGTGCCATTTATTGCAGCTACGTTTGGAGCAAATGTTTTAATACACTTTGCTGCTTCTTGTAATTGCTTTGATAAAAtctcatttttcaatttctcagCATTCAATTCACGTCGAAGCTGagcttttgttttatttccatATGGACATAATACTCTGTGTTGAATAAGTGATATAGCCGAAGGCCTCATCTCAGGATTCGGATGAATCATCAACTgcaaataatgtttttttttttttttttttttaaataatactaataagtTATGCtattaaaaacatattacAACTTCTTATGCAGTTATTAACTTACCTTTAGCAAATCATTGAGATCTCTACTATAGGGcgataattcttttaaatttccaTTTCTAATATCATGCCATTCGGGACCATTCTTGGGAAGtggaccaccaccaccagcttCATACACCGTAAGACCCAAGGCAAAGATATCAGCTTTtgttaaatgattaaaatcttCATGTAAGATTTCAGTTGGCAAGTATCTACAATCACCCTCTTCAACTTGTGGATTACTAATAGATGTTACATGACCCAAATCTccaattttatatgtaatttcttcttcgactatttcttcttcgtcaaaACCATCATCAGCTGAATCATAATTAACGGCAAGTagccttttctcttttgaaataaatatgtttcctGGTTTGATATCCATATGTACTAATTGCACACTATGGATATATCTTAAACCTTCAGCAACATGTAACAATAACTGCCGCATTTCTGCTTCAGATaaatgctttttttctttttgcaaggTTAAAATGGCATCTGCCAAACTACCACCATTGCAATATTCGTTTTGTATAATCATATGATTATCTTCTGCCCACGCGGAATAATATCGTACAACATGTTGATGTTTACCAAGAACAGCATGTGCATATACTTCGTTTAAtgcatttttttcattgatgcTTCCAGCTACAGGTTTAATGCTTTTTTTAATAGCATAAACGCATCCATCTAATctattaatacatttataaacaGAACCAAATTCACCAGTACCAATCAAACCAAGTTCATGGAACTCTCTATGGTACCTGGGAATGTTAGATTCATGTAAAGCTACACGTTTAGTTGGTTGCTCTATTTCATTATCAGAATC is drawn from Vespula pensylvanica isolate Volc-1 chromosome 10, ASM1446617v1, whole genome shotgun sequence and contains these coding sequences:
- the LOC122632719 gene encoding wee1-like protein kinase; its protein translation is MEVARKLHFDACDIEDEELNISSLGNNSSCDIEDVFDSSTEYSACLSTLQPKKLSFTSPATCELNGSFTVPHNNNKTPAISVTGPSGIKVPSREIGCSQKMSLACSPPYKRVRALRLFDSPATPKTLMEKSTMHTPLPSKCTRLFSLEKPRPVASSYQSKSDRPAANVNPFTPNGMLLTARKRSRSKRSLNGSPDVQNNKFDLADSEDSDNEIEQPTKRVALHESNIPRYHREFHELGLIGTGEFGSVYKCINRLDGCVYAIKKSIKPVAGSINEKNALNEVYAHAVLGKHQHVVRYYSAWAEDNHMIIQNEYCNGGSLADAILTLQKEKKHLSEAEMRQLLLHVAEGLRYIHSVQLVHMDIKPGNIFISKEKRLLAVNYDSADDGFDEEEIVEEEITYKIGDLGHVTSISNPQVEEGDCRYLPTEILHEDFNHLTKADIFALGLTVYEAGGGGPLPKNGPEWHDIRNGNLKELSPYSRDLNDLLKLMIHPNPEMRPSAISLIQHRVLCPYGNKTKAQLRRELNAEKLKNEILSKQLQEAAKCIKTFAPNVAAINGTVNSERYRLRSATNRISNRAIGKKVNRSNSTTNF